In a single window of the Mastacembelus armatus unplaced genomic scaffold, fMasArm1.2, whole genome shotgun sequence genome:
- the LOC113132798 gene encoding leukocyte surface antigen CD53-like isoform X1 → MAQGCLKCLKYTMCVANFLCFLCGVAVLGFGVYIMVNFEMAALTPTLATLKVANALLISGIIITCVSFLGFVGALKENRCLLLTFFLLLFLLMLVELTAACLLLMYEAKISELVQTDLKKGLDQVKQKPGNSSDVMWDLVQQRLDCCGVENVTDWGEKVPESCCKNNCTTNRVYRNKLQGCLPVMKNIFEEHFLITGISVIVLCIIEVLGMCFAMTLYCHISRSGLGYKL, encoded by the exons ATGGCTCAAGGCTGCCTCAAGTGTTTAAAGTACACCATGTGTGTTGCCAACttcctttgtttt CTGTGTGGTGTGGCAGTGCTGGGCTTTGGCGTATACATAATGGTGAACTTTGAAATGGCAGCACTCACCCCTACATTGGCCACCTTGAAAGTGGCCAACGCACTGCTGATCAGCGGCATCATCATCACCTGCGTGTCCTTCCTGGGATTCGTGGGGGCTCTGAAGGAAAACCGCTGTCTCCTTTTGACG ttcttcctgctgctgttcctaCTGATGCTGGTGGAGCTGACTGCAGCATGTTTGCTGCTCATGTATGAGGCAAAG ATTTCTGAGCTGGTGCAGACAGATCTGAAAAAGGGATTGGATCAAGTCAAGCAAAAGCCTGGAAATTCATCAGATGTGATGTGGGATCTGGTTCAGCAGCGG CTTGATTGCTGCGGAGTCGAGAATGTGACAGACTGGGGAGAAAAAGTGCCGGAATCTTGTTGCAAGAACAACTGTACCACCAACCGTGTGTACAGAAACAAG TTGCAGGGCTGTTTACCGGTGATGAAGAACATATTTGAGGAACATTTCCTTATCACTGGGATTTCCGTCATTGTCCTCTGCATTATCGAG GTTTTGGGAATGTGTTTCGCCATGACACTCTACTGCCACATTAGTAGATCTGGACTGGGCTACAAGTTATAG
- the LOC113132798 gene encoding leukocyte surface antigen CD53-like isoform X2, with protein sequence MAQGCLKCLKYTMCVANFLCFLCGVAVLGFGVYIMVNFEMAALTPTLATLKVANALLISGIIITCVSFLGFVGALKENRCLLLTFFLLLFLLMLVELTAACLLLMYEAKISELVQTDLKKGLDQVKQKPGNSSDVMWDLVQQRLDCCGVENVTDWGEKVPESCCKNNCTTNRVYRNKGCLPVMKNIFEEHFLITGISVIVLCIIEVLGMCFAMTLYCHISRSGLGYKL encoded by the exons ATGGCTCAAGGCTGCCTCAAGTGTTTAAAGTACACCATGTGTGTTGCCAACttcctttgtttt CTGTGTGGTGTGGCAGTGCTGGGCTTTGGCGTATACATAATGGTGAACTTTGAAATGGCAGCACTCACCCCTACATTGGCCACCTTGAAAGTGGCCAACGCACTGCTGATCAGCGGCATCATCATCACCTGCGTGTCCTTCCTGGGATTCGTGGGGGCTCTGAAGGAAAACCGCTGTCTCCTTTTGACG ttcttcctgctgctgttcctaCTGATGCTGGTGGAGCTGACTGCAGCATGTTTGCTGCTCATGTATGAGGCAAAG ATTTCTGAGCTGGTGCAGACAGATCTGAAAAAGGGATTGGATCAAGTCAAGCAAAAGCCTGGAAATTCATCAGATGTGATGTGGGATCTGGTTCAGCAGCGG CTTGATTGCTGCGGAGTCGAGAATGTGACAGACTGGGGAGAAAAAGTGCCGGAATCTTGTTGCAAGAACAACTGTACCACCAACCGTGTGTACAGAAACAAG GGCTGTTTACCGGTGATGAAGAACATATTTGAGGAACATTTCCTTATCACTGGGATTTCCGTCATTGTCCTCTGCATTATCGAG GTTTTGGGAATGTGTTTCGCCATGACACTCTACTGCCACATTAGTAGATCTGGACTGGGCTACAAGTTATAG
- the LOC113132798 gene encoding leukocyte surface antigen CD53-like isoform X3, whose product MVNFEMAALTPTLATLKVANALLISGIIITCVSFLGFVGALKENRCLLLTFFLLLFLLMLVELTAACLLLMYEAKISELVQTDLKKGLDQVKQKPGNSSDVMWDLVQQRLDCCGVENVTDWGEKVPESCCKNNCTTNRVYRNKLQGCLPVMKNIFEEHFLITGISVIVLCIIEVLGMCFAMTLYCHISRSGLGYKL is encoded by the exons ATGGTGAACTTTGAAATGGCAGCACTCACCCCTACATTGGCCACCTTGAAAGTGGCCAACGCACTGCTGATCAGCGGCATCATCATCACCTGCGTGTCCTTCCTGGGATTCGTGGGGGCTCTGAAGGAAAACCGCTGTCTCCTTTTGACG ttcttcctgctgctgttcctaCTGATGCTGGTGGAGCTGACTGCAGCATGTTTGCTGCTCATGTATGAGGCAAAG ATTTCTGAGCTGGTGCAGACAGATCTGAAAAAGGGATTGGATCAAGTCAAGCAAAAGCCTGGAAATTCATCAGATGTGATGTGGGATCTGGTTCAGCAGCGG CTTGATTGCTGCGGAGTCGAGAATGTGACAGACTGGGGAGAAAAAGTGCCGGAATCTTGTTGCAAGAACAACTGTACCACCAACCGTGTGTACAGAAACAAG TTGCAGGGCTGTTTACCGGTGATGAAGAACATATTTGAGGAACATTTCCTTATCACTGGGATTTCCGTCATTGTCCTCTGCATTATCGAG GTTTTGGGAATGTGTTTCGCCATGACACTCTACTGCCACATTAGTAGATCTGGACTGGGCTACAAGTTATAG